One Drosophila willistoni isolate 14030-0811.24 chromosome 2R unlocalized genomic scaffold, UCI_dwil_1.1 Seg167, whole genome shotgun sequence DNA segment encodes these proteins:
- the LOC124460309 gene encoding uncharacterized protein LOC124460309 — MDTLLNEDCWFTILQYLQLEDQLTLGEVSHHLQRCVTRHWKCLTNAKINGQVLKKFILNSFLMFEFASTACGTLQKLTIDGDIIDLLNSWRIFNFPKLHTLDCNWEPERLNVLHTITENALMDQWLLSIRWQQADEISMLLTELFPHLRKLTLHANVRGCHLWRLSQLEELHICKSPTSEIHKFIARILIIPKLHKLHLHESQSLIEFINQNPLKVKSIRFIHNRPLLRLAGMENLQVLAIHGCKLDNGLWREFVSEIPSLEQLHLTEMDESLYESHDAEKIWYFVAQFGNLKVVNLSGSCINPHEFVLSGAKWLSVALKDREVPLMLHIDPKITSPKSLTAFKQILTTLRHPKLVIKFEPIAWERTKIFCTKYMEVEFMCN, encoded by the exons ATGGACACTTTATTAAATGAAGATTGCTGGTTCACTATACTTCAATATCTACAGCTTGAAGATCAATTGACATTGGGAGAGGTTTCGCATCATCTGCAACGATGTGTCACCAGACATTGGAAATGTCTCACAAATGCTAAAATCAATGGTCAAGTGCTGAAAAAGTTCATTCTAAACTCAT ttCTTATGTTTGAATTTGCATCAACCGCCTGCGGAACGCTTCAAAAGTTAACAATCGATGGCGACATAATAGACTTGCTTAATTCCTGGAGGATTTTCAATTTCCCCAAACTACATACACTCGATTGCAATTGGGAGCCAGAGAGACTAAATGTTTTGCATACAATTACGGAGAATGCTCTAATGGATCAATGGCTATTATCAATTCGATGGCAACAGGCAGATGAGATCTCGATGCTTCTTACGGAACTTTTCCCGCATCTCCGAAAGCTGACACTGCATGCCAATGTCCGGGGATGTCATTTGTGGCGTCTGTCTCAGTTGGAAGAGTTACATATTTGTAAATCACCCACAAGTGAGATTCATAAGTTTATTGCCCGCATCCTTATCATACCCAAACTGCACAAGCTACACTTACACGAATCTCAATCTTTGATTGAATTTATCAATCAGAATCCACTAAAAGTAAAATCGATACGCTTTATCCATAATAGACCCCTGCTAAGACTGGCTGGTATGGAAAATCTTCAGGTATTAGCCATTCATGGTTGTAAACTAGACAATGGGTTGTGGCGTGAATTTGTTTCTGAGATTCCATCATTGGAGCAATTACATTTAACTGAAATGGATGAAAGTCTCTATGAGTCTCATGATGCGGAGAAAATCTGGTACTTTGTGGCACAATTCGGAAACCTCAAAGTTGTCAATTTGTCGGGAAGTTGTATTAATCCACATGAATTTGTTCTGTCCGGCGCAAAGTGGTTATCGGTTGCCTTAAAAGATCGCGAAGTGCCACTCATGCTACATATCGATCCCAAGATAACTTCACCAAAG AGTCTGACTGCATTTAAACAAATTCTAACAACATTGAGACATCCGAAATTGGTTATTAAATTTGAACCAATTGCATGGGAAcgtacaaaaatattttgcacaaAATATATGGAAGTTGAGTTTATGTGCAATTAG
- the LOC111518856 gene encoding P protein-like — MFLFQENDDEDDIDDGLTEQVRKRRAIIRLIGLCAKLFLLMFVWIFATIVLITKKPHELEEFCVSVEPLKVYSTDITNEPPRGEVEIDIGAGIDEELMENPDLVTENSSSVNVWLQYVDIDTRQTLWQSEKWTVYLLETETKQMIEYYNFFKVSPKESSTNVLQLAMNTTSKQIESLLTRLDVSPVDTSGGVIYAFLLLIFLYVLIIWDITDRTFAALLTSSASIGVLALMDARPSLKTILSWIDISTLMLLFGMMVLVGILSESGVFDYLAVVAYRQSKGHAWPLIFFLCCFTAIIACVLDNVTMVMLMVPVTIRLCEVMRLRTIEVLISIVIFSNLGGTITPVGDPPNVIIVSEPFVAKRGINFLSFTVHMLPGVLFSMLGTFGVLYLMLRNRIHMSEGEQRRKSLKVLNKEMAKVFATTEVEDQLREAISKRIDEIKAAHRNKNSSFLRPVPNFIDTLAELEVKHKIRNVPLLIKSSIAMGLAVLLFLLHSFPFMEAAILPWSAVLAALLLLILTNSNDLEVVLAKVEWSTLLFFAALFVLMEVLAQLGLILWIGEKTISVIVSVSREHQLTVAFSLLLWVCAITSAFVDNIPITTMMLRVVIALAKSTTLNLPIAPLIWALAFGSCFGGNGTLIGASANVVTAGLANQHGYRITFMDFFKFGFPVMIVSVVVCQIYLLIAHSLFSWH; from the exons ATGTTTCTGTTCCAAGAA AACGATGACGAAGATGACATTGACGATGGTCTCACCGAACAAGTACGAAAACGACGTGCCATAATACGGCTAATAGGTCTCTGCGCCAAACTCTTTCTGCTAATGTTCGTTTGGATATTTGCCACAATAGTGTTGATTACAAAGAAGCCACATGAGTTGGAGGAATTCTGCGTGTCGGTGGAACCGCTTAAAGTGTACAGTACTGACATAACAAATGAACCGCCTCGTGGCGAGGTCGAAATAGATATAGGCGCTGGAATCGATGAGGAGTTAATGGAAAATCCCGATTTGGTTACGGAGAACTCAAGCTCTGTTAATGTGTGGTTGCAATATGTGGATATAGATACGAGACAAACTCTCTGGCAGAGTGAGAAATGGACAGTCTATCTCCTGGAAACCGAAACTAAGCAGATGATAGaatactacaatttttttaaagtttccCCGAAAGAATCGTCGACCAATGTACTTCAGCTGGCGATGAACACGACCAGTAAACAAATTGAATCGTTATTGACGAGGTTGGATGTATCTCCGGTGGATACGTCTGGCGGTGTTATATATGCATTTCTATTGTTGATCTTCCTTTATGTTCTTATAATTTGGGATATTACGGACCGAACGTTCGCTGCGTTGTTAACCTCTAGTGCGTCAATTGGAGTCCTCGCCCTAATGGACGCCAGGCCATCACTTAAAACTATATTGTCTTGGATTGATATAAGCACTTTGATGCTCCTTTTCGGTATGATGGTCTTGGTTGGAATTTTATCAGAGTCTGGAGTATTTGACTATCTAGCCGTTGTGGCCTATCGCCAATCTAAAGGACATGCCTGGCCGCTGATATTTTTCTTGTGCTGTTTTACTGCCATTATCGCGTGTGTTTTGGATAATGTCACAATGGTTATGCTCATGGTTCCGGTAACTATTCGTTTGTGCGAGGTAATGCGTCTGCGGACTATTGAAGTATTAATAAGCATTGTCATATTCTCGAATCTTGGCGGTACCATAACGCCAGTGGGTGACCCCCCAAATGTGATTATAGTCTCGGAACCCTTTGTCGCTAAACGAGGAATTAACTTTCTCAGTTTTACTGTGCACATGCTTCCAGGTGTACTTTTCAGCATGTTGGGGACTTTTGGCGTACTATACTTAATGCTGCGTAATAGGATACACATGAGTGAGGGTGAACAGAGAAGAAAATCCTTAAAGGTCCTAAACAAAGAGATGGCCAAGGTGTTTGCCACAACGGAGGTCGAGGATCAATTGAGGGAGGCTATATCAAAACGCATTGACGAGATTAAGGCAGCACATCGTAATAAAAATTCGTCATTTCTTAGGCCAGTACCAAATTTTATCGACACCCTTGCTGAGCTGGAGGTGAAGCATAAGATAAGGAATGTGCCTTTATTAATCAAATCCAGTATTGCCATGGGTCTTGCCGTTTTACTGTTTCTTCTTCATTCATTTCCCTTCATGGAAGCCGCCATATTACCCTGGAGTGCTGTATTAGCTGCTTTGCTGCTTCTCATTCTAACGAATTCGAATGATTTAGAAGTTGTACTAGCAAAAGTGGAATGGTCGACATTACTCTTCTTTGCCGCTCTGTTCGTACTTATGGAAGTACTGGCTCAATTGGGTTTAATCTTGTGGATCggagaaaaaacaatatctGTAATAGTCTCAGTCAGCAGAGAGCATCAGTTAACAGTTGCCTTTTCATTACTTCTGTGGGTCTGTGCTATAACTTCAGCTTTTGTTGATAATATTCCGATTACCACTATGATGTTGAGAGTGGTCATTGCATTGGCCAAAAGTACGACCCTTAATTTACCGATCGCTCCCCTCATCTGGGCACTAGCCTTTGGATCTTGTTTTGGTGGCAATGGCACTTTGATCGGTGCATCGGCAAATGTCGTTACAGCGGGCTTAGCCAATCAACATGGCTACAGAATAACTTTCATGGACTTCTTCAAATTTGGGTTTCCCGTCATGATTGTCTCTGTTGTGGTGTGCCAGATATATCTACTCATTGCGCATTCCCTCTTTTCATGGCATTGA
- the LOC111518855 gene encoding P protein-like — MRKKPVFPYQESEDSDISDGQSRNQRIRYVLRSLVPKLTKFIVLLLVWCFFTIALITKKPHELEQFCVAVQPNKLYSSEITEGVPRDEIELTLRGRIDEESMEYPEFAMANSSSVDVWLRYVDGDSGETLWQSEEWKVYLLETETRSMTEASYLFEISEIESSASVLQLAMKTTSKDAESLFIELDMSPVDRSNGVIYAFLLLIFLYVLIIWDITDRTFAAVITSSAAIAVLALMDARPSLQTIVSWIDIDTLMLLFGMMIMVGVLSESGIFDYLAVVAYRQSKGHPWPLIFFLCCFTGILSAFLDNVTMVLLMVPVTIRLCEVMRLRTVVVLISIVIYSNLGGTLTPVGDPPNVIIATDPFVAKQGINFLSFTVHMLPGVLFSMLGTFGILYLMLRNRIHMSEGDHTRKSLKVLNKEMAKVFATTDVEDQLREDISKRIAEIKAAQSKKGSDSAFFRPVPNFIDTLAELEVKHRIKNMPLLIKSCIAMGFAVLLFFFHSLPFLEGAKLPWSAVLAALLLLVLSDLNDFQIILAKVEWSTLLFFAALFILMEAITHLGLIDWIGDRTVSVILTVSREHQLTVAVSLLLWVCAITSAFVDNIPITTMMLRLTIELAKNKTLKLPFAPLIWALAFGACFGGNGTLIGASANVVTAGLASQHGYKISFMDFFKIGFPIMLSTVFIVWIYLLFAHSLLSWH, encoded by the exons ATGCGGAAAAAACCCGTGTTTCCCTATCAA GAAAGTGAAGACAGTGACATTAGCGACGGTCAAAGCCGGAATCAACGAATACGATATGTTCTGAGATCTCTAGTACCCAagttaacaaaatttattgtgtTACTCTTAGTGTGGTGTTTCTTTACAATAGCATTGATTACAAAGAAACCTCATGAGTTAGAGCAGTTCTGTGTGGCGGTGCAGCCAAACAAATTGTACAGTAGCGAAATAACAGAGGGAGTGCCACGAGATGAGATTGAGTTGACTCTCAGAGGTAGAATCGATGAGGAGTCGATGGAATATCCCGAGTTTGCTATGGCGAACTCAAGCTCCGTTGATGTGTGGTTGCGGTATGTAGATGGAGATTCTGGAGAGACTCTATGGCAGAGTGAGGAATGGAAGGTCTATCTGCTGGAAACGGAAACCAGGAGTATGACGGAAGCAAGTTATTTGTTTGAAATTTCTGAAATAGAGTCTTCAGCTAGTGTTCTTCAGCTTGCAATGAAGACGACCAGTAAGGACGCAGAATCTCTCTTTATAGAGTTGGATATGTCTCCGGTGGATAGGTCTAATGGTGTCATTTATGCATTTCTATTGCTGATTTTCCTCTATGTTTTAATCATTTGGGATATTACGGATAGAACTTTTGCTGCAGTCATTACATCCAGTGCTGCAATTGCAGTGCTAGCCCTAATGGACGCCAGGCCATCACTTCAAACTATAGTTTCCTGGATTGATATAGACACTCTGATGCTCCTCTTCGGTATGATGATTATGGTCGGAGTTTTGTCAGAGTCTGGAATATTTGACTATCTTGCCGTTGTTGCCTATCGCCAATCTAAAGGACATCCCTGGCCGCtgatatttttcttatgcTGTTTTACTGGCATTCTTTCGGCCTTTTTGGATAATGTCACAATGGTTCTGCTCATGGTTCCGGTGACTATTCGTTTGTGCGAGGTAATGCGTCTGCGGACTGTTGTAGTATTGATAAGCATTGTCATCTACTCGAATCTCGGCGGTACTCTAACACCAGTGGGTGACCCCCCAAACGTGATTATAGCCACGGATCCCTTTGTAGCTAAACAAGGAATTAACTTTCTCAGTTTTACTGTGCACATGCTTCCAGGAGTACTTTTCAGCATGTTGGGGACTTTTGGCATACTATACCTAATGCTGCGTAATAGGATACACATGAGTGAGGGTGATCACACAAGAAAATCCTTAAAGGTCCTAAACAAAGAGATGGCCAAGGTGTTTGCCACAACGGATGTCGAGGATCAATTGAGGGAGGATATATCAAAACGCATTGCCGAGATTAAGGCAGCACAGAGTAAAAAAGGTTCGGATTCGGCATTTTTTAGGCCAGTACCAAATTTTATCGACACCCTTGCTGAGCTGGAGGTGAAGCATAGGATAAAGAATATGCCTTTATTAATCAAATCCTGTATTGCCATGGGTTTCGCCGTTCTACTCTTCTTTTTTCATTCACTTCCTTTTTTGGAAGGCGCCAAATTACCCTGGAGTGCAGTATTAGCCGCCTTGTTGCTTCTTGTTTTATCGGATCTCAATGATTTTCAAATTATACTAGCTAAAGTGGAATGGTCGACCTTACTCTTTTTTGCCGCTCTGTTCATCCTAATGGAGGCTATCACACATCTTGGCCTTATCGATTGGATAGGAGATAGAACCGTATCTGTAATACTCACAGTCAGCAGAGAGCATCAGTTAACAGTTGCCGTTTCATTACTTCTGTGGGTCTGTGCTATAACTTCAGCGTTTGTTGATAATATTCCGATTACCACTATGATGTTGAGATTAACCATTGAATTGGCCAAAAATAAGACTCTTAAGTTACCATTCGCTCCCCTCATCTGGGCACTTGCCTTTGGAGCTTGTTTTGGTGGCAATGGCACTTTGATCGGTGCATCGGCAAATGTCGTTACAGCTGGTTTAGCTAGTCAACATGGCTACAAAATATCTTTCATGGATTTCTTCAAAATTGGTTTTCCCATCATGTTGTCGACTGTATTCATAGTCTGGATTTATCTCCTCTTTGCACACTCTCTGCTTTCTTGGCATTAA
- the LOC6643974 gene encoding uncharacterized protein LOC6643974, with the protein MRLKEHSDIIFDVIPKLYESHSKVFITHLHNVEKQLERLPKKFCKMYTNRSLASQLLCYLTSRNASISESDFHIVEDAKPFQLRLSDGKRLEVMLCAGNELKNSLMLLIRRIQGGPLLYYYSAVQQDDLWRLMGNDTYNAWIAQGTEILYLNLQHANQTEVLHYDYDEIAESIIKFAEERERKVLIKLPLFGYEYVIRSLAYTQLYGHIHLMGCFGDAYRHLTNDMQRFNNPNFAETVQVCSLADSIGTEDLVEFPVTQLKWTPVPTRVNLKQLCSLLRPKHIHGIVAYHALGNAPPAPSYLQALRSTFSPNALRRKMEMHHGSANAKSDIRHAKRRRIDYVDDASDSN; encoded by the coding sequence atgCGGCTGAAGGAGCATTCCGATATTATTTTCGATGTGATCCCCAAGTTATATGAATCGCATAGCAAAGTATTTATCACTCATCTGCACAATGTGGAAAAGCAGCTGGAACGTTTGCCGAAGAAGTTTTGCAAAATGTATACAAATCGCTCATTGGCCAGTCAATTGTTATGTTACCTAACCTCCCGTAATGCTAGTATATCAGAATCGGATTTCCATATAGTCGAGGATGCCAAACCCTTTCAGCTACGACTCAGTGATGGCAAACGATTGGAGGTAATGCTCTGTGCCGGCAATGAGCTAAAAAATTCTCTCATGTTGCTCATACGTCGAATCCAGGGTGGTCCATTGCTCTATTATTACTCGGCTGTACAACAGGATGATCTCTGGCGATTGATGGGAAATGACACTTATAATGCATGGATAGCTCAGGGCACCGAAATTTTATATCTCAATCTTCAGCATGCCAATCAAACGGAAGTTCTGCATTACGATTATGATGAGATAGCCGAGTCGATAATTAAGTTTGCCGaggaaagagaaagaaaagttCTAATCAAGTTGCCACTTTTTGGCTATGAGTATGTCATTCGATCTTTAGCCTATACACAGCTTTATGGTCACATTCATTTAATGGGATGCTTTGGCGATGCTTATCGTCACCTTACCAATGATATGCAGCGCTTCAACAATCCCAACTTTGCTGAAACTGTGCAGGTCTGCTCTTTGGCTGATAGCATTGGAACTGAAGACTTGGTAGAGTTTCCCGTGACTCAACTTAAATGGACGCCTGTGCCCACTCGGGTTAATCTCAAACAACTCTGTAGTCTCTTAAGACCGAAGCATATTCATGGCATTGTAGCTTATCATGCACTGGGCAATGCACCACCAGCTCCAAGTTATCTCCAAGCATTAAGGTCAACGTTTTCCCCAAATGCACTACGACGGAAAATGGAAATGCATCATGGCTCTGCGAATGCTAAATCCGACATTCGTCATGCCAAAAGGCGAAGAATTGACTATGTTGATGATGCCAGTGATAGTAATTAA
- the LOC6644020 gene encoding P protein, with product MMHDPSNATKNSSSLIVWLQHVETLWQSETWQVYLLETVTKETTMATYLFQIPQNESTREQGLQLAIATTSRQTESMLIVVNTAPIDKNLGVICAFILILFMYTLIIWDILDRTLAALITTSAGIAVLGLMDARPPLRTIMSWIDIDTLMLLFGMMIMVGILAETGAFDYIAVTSYRCSKGHAGSMMLFLCLFSAFLSAFLDNVTMVLLMVPLTIRLCEVMSLRPTSSLILIAVFTNIGGTLTPVGDPPNVIIATNDFVVDRGIDFFNFTLHMLPGVLLGIIVCLILLYVMLHRKILVAGRSSQLSNGELDERMSADIRRRAQELTLRYSNQTNNRFFRPVPNFIETLAELEIRYKIRNMPLLIKCCIAIGFAMVLFFTNSLPFMKGARLPWVAVLAALLLLILANFKDMQLLLLKVEWSTLLFFASLFILMEILVVLGLIEWICAHTVSLILSVSEKYQLIVAITLVLWISAMTSAFVDNIPITTMMLKLAIELDDHKSLNLPFPPLIWALAFGACFGGNGTLIGASANVVSAGLASQHGYKITFMDFLKIGFPLMISTVLVVWIYLLIAHSVFSWH from the coding sequence ATGATGCATGATCCTTCGAATGCAACAAAGAACTCAAGCTCACTCATTGTGTGGCTGCAACATGTTGAAACTCTGTGGCAAAGTGAGACTTGGCAAGTCTATTTATTAGAGACGGTAACAAAAGAAACGACAATGGCTAcgtatttatttcaaataccCCAGAATGAATCGACAAGAGAGCAAGGACTTCAATTAGCGATAGCCACAACTAGTAGGCAGACGGAATCGATGTTAATAGTTGTGAATACTGCTCCAATTGATAAGAATCTTGGAGTGATATGTGCGTTTATCTTAATACTGTTCATGTATACGCTTATCATTTGGGATATATTGGATAGAACGTTGGCGGCATTGATAACCACCAGTGCAGGAATTGCAGTGCTAGGCCTAATGGACGCCAGGCCACCATTACGCACCATTATGTCGTGGATTGATATAGATACGCTGATGCTGCTCTTTGGTATGATGATTATGGTGGGCATATTAGCCGAAACGGGAGCATTTGACTATATAGCCGTTACGTCCTATCGTTGTTCGAAAGGACATGCCGGAAGCATGATGCTTTTTCTATGTCTGTTTTCTGCATTTCTGTCGGCCTTTCTTGATAATGTGACGATGGTTCTGCTTATGGTTCCCCTCACTATACGTCTCTGTGAGGTCATGAGTCTACGTCCTACATCTTCTTTAATACTCATAGCAGTTTTCACTAATATTGGCGGCACTTTAACACCCGTGGGTGATCCTCCGAATGTGATAATAGCCACAAATGATTTTGTCGTTGATCGTGGGATTgactttttcaattttacCCTACACATGCTTCCCGGTGTCCTACTTGGCATAATTGTGTGCTTAATCCTACTCTATGTCATGTTGCATCGAAAGATCCTGGTGGCTGGGAGATCAAGCCAATTGTCAAACGGAGAGCTGGATGAACGAATGAGTGCAGATATTAGGAGGCGGGCTCAAGAGCTTACTCTACGTTATAGCAATCAAACGAATAACCGGTTTTTCAGACCTGTCCCCAATTTTATAGAAACCCTCGCTGAACTCGAGATCAGATATAAGATCAGGAATATGCCATTGCTAATCAAATGCTGCATTGCCATTGGTTTTGCCATGGTACTATTTTTTACCAACTCGCTGCCATTCATGAAAGGCGCTAGGTTACCCTGGGTAGCAGTATTGGCCGCCTTGTTGCTTCTGATATTGGCCAATTTCAAGGATATGCAACTTCTGCTGCTCAAGGTGGAATGGTCGACATTACTATTTTTTGCCTCTCTTTTTATACTAATGGAGATTCTGGTTGTCTTGGGTCTAATCGAATGGATATGCGCCCACACAGTGTCTTTGATCCTCAGTGTTAGTGAGAAGTATCAACTGATAGTGGCCATTACGTTAGTCCTTTGGATCAGTGCCATGACCTCGGCATTTGTTGACAATATTCCGATTACCACCATGATGCTGAAATTGGCCATCGAATTGGATGATCACAAGTCGCTCAACTTGCCATTCCCGCCCTTAATTTGGGCACTGGCATTTGGTGCTTGTTTTGGTGGCAATGGCACTCTGATCGGTGCATCGGCCAATGTAGTTTCAGCTGGCTTGGCCAGCCAACATGGCTATAAAATCACGTTTATGGACTTCCTTAAAATTGGTTTTCCTCTCATGATATCGACTGTGTTAGTAGTCTGGATATATCTACTTATTGCGCACTCAGTTTTTTCATGGCATTAA